A window of Desulforamulus hydrothermalis Lam5 = DSM 18033 contains these coding sequences:
- a CDS encoding XapX domain-containing protein, whose amino-acid sequence MKEILLSTVSGFAVGVLFAKLKLPVPAPPSVAGIMGIVGMFLGYVLATRIGMR is encoded by the coding sequence GTGAAAGAGATTTTACTGTCCACCGTTAGCGGGTTTGCGGTGGGCGTCCTTTTTGCAAAGCTGAAGCTGCCGGTGCCGGCGCCCCCCAGCGTGGCCGGCATTATGGGCATTGTCGGGATGTTTTTGGGGTATGTGCTGGCCACGCGCATTGGCATGCGTTAA